The nucleotide window TTCATATTGGCCTGCATCTATACTTTCAAGTCCACTTCTTATTATTTCAATTAAGTATGCTGCATAATTTATACCATAGGTAATTACTGCCGCTTCATAAGCTCCCAACTTTATTCTATAACCAAAAAAATTTATTAATGGAAGACCGTAATACACAACTAAAAGTTGTAGCATTAAAGGTGTTCCTCTAAATATCCATGTATATACCGATAATAAATGTTTTATCATCCTATTTTCCCCTATATAAGCCAATGCTCCTAATATTCCCATTGGAACTGACAGAAAAATTGTACTTATATAAAGAAAAAATATATTCGGTAATGTTTTTAAAAGTTCTACAAACATCTGGACTGCTGACATATTTTTTCCTCTTTTCATTTTTCTATAAAAAGAAACGATCCTCAATTTTACCTGAGAACCGTTTCTTTTCAAACTTATTTACAAAAGATTCAGAAAACAATCACAGGCACATTTCTTATCAATACAACATAAGCTTGTACCTTGATTTTTAGCACAAACTTAACACCTATGACTGCACATTGATTCTCTAAATCTTTTCATTTCATTTTCCTCCAATTTTAGCTTTAATTTTTAAATTTATAAAATCTTATTTGTAGAAATATTATATTTTATATTGTCTCAAAAGTCAATATTTTAATATATATATGTTATTAAATATTATTATAACTTTTTCTAATCTTTAAACCATTTTGAATATATTTCTTTATATATCCCTTCGTTTTTCATTTCTTGAATTACTTTATTCAAAGCATTTATCAGTTCTATATTTCCTTTTTTAGCTGCTATTCCGTATTCTTCATTACCGTAATTTTCATCTAAAATCACATATATTTCTCTTCCTAGTTACTTTTCTTTCGTACTTTTTATATATTTGGCAAGTATTTCATCTGCAACAATTGCATCTATTCTTCCTAAATCCAAATCCATAAATGCCTGATCATAGTGGGCATATGTCTTAAAATCCTTAAATTCCTTATTTTCTTGACTTTTTAAAACTGCTTCTTCTCCACTGCTTTGCGTCTGACTTGCCACAATCTTCCCCTTTAAATCTGATTTTTTATTAATAGATGAATTTTTTTTCACTATTATTATTTGACTGTTTTCCAAATAAGGCTCCGGCATTTCCATTTCTTTAATTCTTTCGGAAGTAATTGTAAGTCCGTTCCAAATAAGGTCAATATTTCCTCCATTCAGTTCCATTATTTTGGAATCCCAATTAATCGATTTAAATTCCACTTCAATATTTAATTTTTTAGCTGCAGCTTTCGCCAGATCAATATCAAAACCTACAATTTCTCCTTTTTCGTTTTTAAAACCCATAGGTGCAAATGTATCGTCCAATCCTATTACAACTTTTTGAAGAATTCCTTTTTCTCCCTCTATACCTTTTTTTTCACTTTTCTCTATGCTACACATTAATACCGACATTAAAGTCATTATTATAACTATCACTTTTTTCATTTTTCCTCCTAAGTATTTAATAGTTTTAAAATATACCAAAAATTAATTTATTAAAAAAAGCCCCCGAAATTTTTTCCTGAGAGCTTCTTTTATTAATTGTTAAAAAAATTCAGCAGCTTCACAGGTACAGTTTATTACAACAGAAATAAGCCTGTACCTTTTTAAAACAGCACAAACTTAGCTACCTATGATGATATGATAAAAATAATCCTCTGAATTTTTTCATTTTATGATCTCCTTAATTTTAGTATATTTTATTTATTTTATAAGTATATATATTTTTTATTCAAAAGTAAAATATATGTTTTTAAAACATATAATATATATAATATATTTTTATATCTATTAAAATTTATAATTAAGATAACTCCAAAAAATAATATTTTACTTTCATTTAAAATATCTAATATTTTTTATTATATTTCTAAATTAAAACAGAATATCATAAATACATTGAAATATACTCAAATACATATCTTTTTACTCCCTATGTATATTAAATCCCGTCGCCTGTTTAGTCGCCATTATAGTAATATCCGATATCTGTACATGCTCAGGCTGATTTGCAACGTATAATATCGTATCTGCTATATCTTCAGGATCTAAAGCTTTAATTCCTTTATAAACATTGTCGGCTCTTACTTTATCTCCATGAAACCTGACCGCACTGAAATCGGTTTCTACAATTCCCGGCTGAACTGTAGTTACTTTTATATTTTTATCTATTACATCTATTCTTATACCGTCACTTAAAAATCTTACTGCCGCTTTTGTAGCACAGTAGACCGCTCCATTTCCATAAGAATAAAGTCCCGCTGTAGACCCTATATTTATTATATGTCCCGAGTTTCTTAAAATCATATTCGGAATAATTTCCCTTGTAACATACAAAAGCCCTTTTACATTGGTATTCAGCATTATCTCCATATCACTTACGTTATATTCCTGAAATTTTTCCATTCCCAAGGCAAGACCTGCATTATTAATAAGAATATCAATGTGACCTACATCTTCTACAATTTTTTTTACAATGCTTACGACATCCTCATAAACACTTACATCAAGTTTATATGTAAATACTTCAACACCGTATTTTTTCTTAATATCTTTTTCTATTTCGTTCAATTTTTCTTTTCTTCTTGCACATAATATAAGATTATCTCCGTTTTTTCCAAAGACATGGGCCGCTGCTTTTCCTATTCCACTTGAAGCACCTGTAATAAATATATTTCTTTTCATTGATTACCTCCTGCTTATATAAAAATTAAATATAGTTTGCCATATCAAAGAGTTTATACTCGTATCCCATATTTTCAAATAAATTTTTTCTATATATTATTGATTTATATGAAGTTTTACCTGAAAAATTATTTATACTATTAATGTCTATGAGTATTTTAGCTTTACTTTCATTCTTGTCTTTAACGGCATATTCCAACGTAAAACCTCCAATTTTATATTTTTTGACTATTTCATCATTTTCTCCTAATTTTACTTCATTTTTTATAATATTTATAATTTTTTTATCTGTATCGATAATACTTTCATAAGGAATGTTCGTATATTTCATTTTATTTTCAGATAATATGTCAATGATTCTGTTTTCTTTATCCGTATCGTTTTCAGACACAGCTTTGGCGTAATTCAGATAAGCATAAAATATCCCTTTCCCATTATTTCCATTTTTTTTAATTTCATTCTCCCAAATTTCCATATTTTCTTCAGGAATTGACGTAAATACCGTAAATTTATATTTTGCCCTTGTTATAAGTACATTAAGTAACTTATAACCTTTTTGCTGATTATTTAAAGGACCAAAATTTTGTATAAATTTTCCTTCGTCACTTTTTCCAAATGTTGTAGAAAGTATTATTATATCTCTTTCATCTCCTTGAACATTTTCCAAATTTTTTATAAACATATTATTTTCAAGAAGTTCATTGTATCT belongs to Leptotrichia sp. OH3620_COT-345 and includes:
- a CDS encoding amino acid ABC transporter permease, which codes for MSAVQMFVELLKTLPNIFFLYISTIFLSVPMGILGALAYIGENRMIKHLLSVYTWIFRGTPLMLQLLVVYYGLPLINFFGYRIKLGAYEAAVITYGINYAAYLIEIIRSGLESIDAGQYEAAKVLGYTYFQRITCIILPQAIRRVLPALGNEAITLIKDTSLIYVLSITEVMKRTKELAGVYLQITPYICAIIIYLILSLLIDRLFKNIERTNKVRI
- a CDS encoding SDR family NAD(P)-dependent oxidoreductase — its product is MKRNIFITGASSGIGKAAAHVFGKNGDNLILCARRKEKLNEIEKDIKKKYGVEVFTYKLDVSVYEDVVSIVKKIVEDVGHIDILINNAGLALGMEKFQEYNVSDMEIMLNTNVKGLLYVTREIIPNMILRNSGHIINIGSTAGLYSYGNGAVYCATKAAVRFLSDGIRIDVIDKNIKVTTVQPGIVETDFSAVRFHGDKVRADNVYKGIKALDPEDIADTILYVANQPEHVQISDITIMATKQATGFNIHRE